A DNA window from Altererythrobacter sp. B11 contains the following coding sequences:
- a CDS encoding aldo/keto reductase — MVVKRGRQPREALEAGINFFDTAKMYSGGSSEEIVGRGSRDMAVLRRPRSATRHARLPDGRAEDQYTGEYCGYPS, encoded by the coding sequence ATGGTCGTTAAGCGAGGAAGGCAGCCGCGGGAGGCGCTGGAGGCAGGGATCAATTTCTTCGACACGGCCAAAATGTATTCCGGCGGCAGTTCGGAAGAGATCGTCGGCCGGGGATCGCGCGATATGGCCGTCCTGCGGCGACCACGGTCAGCAACAAGGCATGCGCGGCTGCCTGATGGCCGAGCCGAAGATCAATATACTGGCGAATATTGTGGTTATCCGAGTTGA
- a CDS encoding IS3 family transposase (programmed frameshift), producing MPSKKHKPEEIIGKLREVEIVLGQGGTTAEGCRRIGVTEQTYYRWRKEYGGLKVDQARRMKDLEKENLRLRRAVSDLTLDKLILQEAAKGKLLSPARRRRCIDQVRSVMLVSERRICRVLGQHRSTQRKVPRGADDEAALTEDIIELAKQYGRYGYRRVTALLHAAGWTVNHKRVERIWRREGLKVPQRQPKRGRLWLNDGSCIRLRPEYAGHVWAYDFVEGRTHDGRKFRILTIIDEFSRECLALIVARKLNHEDVLAALAELFFWRGPPAHIRSDNGSEFIAGEVQKWLGKIGVKTLYITPGSPWENGYNESFNGSLRDELLNGEIFYSLVEARVLIEAWRRHYNTIRPHSSLGYRPPAPETTTPPWPASGSASLHLRPAMAKEAIMH from the exons ATGCCTTCGAAGAAGCACAAGCCCGAGGAGATCATCGGGAAGCTGCGTGAGGTCGAGATCGTGTTGGGTCAGGGCGGGACGACCGCCGAGGGGTGCCGGCGGATCGGTGTCACGGAGCAGACCTATTACAGGTGGCGCAAGGAATATGGCGGTCTGAAGGTCGACCAGGCACGGCGGATGAAGGATCTGGAGAAGGAGAACCTTCGGCTCCGTCGGGCGGTTTCTGATCTGACGCTCGACAAGCTCATCCTTCAGGAGGCCGCCA AAGGGAAACTTCTGAGCCCCGCGCGGCGACGGCGCTGCATCGACCAGGTTCGCAGCGTGATGCTGGTGTCCGAGCGGCGTATATGCCGGGTGCTCGGCCAGCATCGGTCGACGCAGCGCAAGGTGCCGCGCGGGGCGGATGACGAAGCGGCGCTGACCGAGGACATCATCGAGCTGGCCAAGCAATATGGCCGTTACGGCTATCGCCGGGTGACGGCGTTGCTGCATGCGGCCGGCTGGACGGTGAACCATAAGCGGGTCGAGCGGATCTGGCGGCGCGAGGGTCTCAAGGTGCCTCAGCGCCAGCCGAAACGTGGTCGGCTGTGGCTCAATGACGGATCCTGCATCCGGCTCCGACCCGAATATGCGGGGCATGTCTGGGCCTACGATTTTGTCGAGGGGCGCACCCACGATGGTCGGAAATTCCGCATCCTCACTATCATCGACGAATTCAGCCGGGAGTGCCTGGCCCTGATCGTCGCTCGCAAGCTCAACCATGAGGATGTGCTGGCGGCCTTGGCGGAGCTGTTCTTCTGGCGTGGTCCGCCCGCCCATATTCGTTCGGACAACGGCAGCGAATTCATTGCTGGCGAGGTCCAGAAATGGCTCGGCAAGATCGGCGTAAAGACGCTCTATATTACGCCGGGCTCGCCTTGGGAGAACGGCTACAACGAGAGCTTCAACGGCTCGCTGCGCGACGAGCTGCTGAACGGCGAGATCTTCTACAGCCTCGTCGAGGCCAGGGTGCTGATCGAGGCCTGGCGGCGCCACTACAACACCATCCGGCCGCACAGCAGTCTCGGCTATCGCCCGCCGGCCCCCGAAACGACGACGCCGCCATGGCCGGCCTCCGGTTCCGCTTCGCTCCACCTCCGTCCGGCCATGGCGAAGGAAGCGATCATGCACTAA
- a CDS encoding TonB-dependent receptor plug domain-containing protein — MKYEVTRVRRGALRAALLATVSLSVPAMAQTPPTESQQPASTEQVAAPPQDATTFGDIVVTAQKRSQRTQDIALSITAIGGDQLKQQNINTISDIATLVPGFTVAKSFRGPPIYTLRGVGFNTPNMLSSPHGVDRLDC, encoded by the coding sequence ATGAAGTATGAGGTTACGCGCGTCCGCAGGGGCGCGCTGCGAGCAGCGCTGCTCGCCACTGTTTCGCTTAGCGTTCCAGCTATGGCGCAAACCCCGCCGACGGAATCGCAGCAGCCTGCGTCAACGGAACAGGTCGCGGCCCCGCCGCAGGACGCGACAACGTTTGGCGATATTGTCGTGACGGCCCAGAAGCGCAGTCAGCGCACCCAAGACATCGCGCTTTCGATCACTGCCATAGGTGGCGATCAGCTGAAACAGCAGAACATCAATACAATTTCGGATATCGCAACGCTGGTACCGGGTTTCACGGTCGCCAAATCCTTCCGCGGCCCGCCGATCTACACATTGCGTGGTGTCGGCTTCAACACGCCGAACATGTTGAGCAGCCCCCACGGGGTGGACCGGCTTGATTGTTAG
- a CDS encoding OmpW/AlkL family protein translates to MIAWLEGLFMKVIRLLGAALACACVAEPAMAQDQDMASFKHWFVRVGPAGVIYDESAKIRVGGQTIPGASVTAKNNLTAELEAGYYFNPNVSVSLTIGGPPTATLKGTGPLEGLTLGKITYGPAVAAIQYHLTAFGPKFIPYVGAGVNYTIVLDNKDGAVQNLRVKSPVGVTFQAGAETMINERFGLFVDAKQVILDTTATGTVGGAPADAKIKINPLIVTGGISFHF, encoded by the coding sequence TTGATCGCGTGGTTGGAAGGACTATTTATGAAAGTGATACGGTTGCTAGGCGCGGCGTTAGCTTGCGCTTGCGTTGCCGAACCCGCCATGGCGCAAGACCAGGACATGGCCTCGTTCAAGCATTGGTTCGTCCGTGTGGGGCCAGCAGGCGTGATCTACGACGAGAGCGCCAAGATCCGCGTTGGCGGGCAGACTATCCCCGGGGCAAGCGTCACGGCAAAAAACAACCTCACTGCCGAACTTGAGGCGGGCTACTATTTCAATCCGAACGTATCCGTTTCGCTGACCATCGGTGGACCGCCTACCGCTACTTTGAAGGGCACTGGGCCGCTTGAGGGCCTGACCCTCGGGAAAATCACTTATGGCCCTGCGGTCGCGGCCATACAGTATCATCTCACAGCCTTTGGGCCAAAGTTCATTCCGTACGTCGGGGCCGGCGTCAACTACACGATCGTGCTGGATAACAAGGACGGTGCCGTGCAGAACTTGCGGGTAAAGAGCCCGGTCGGCGTAACGTTCCAGGCTGGCGCTGAAACCATGATTAACGAGCGCTTCGGACTCTTCGTCGATGCCAAGCAGGTCATTCTTGATACCACCGCAACGGGCACTGTCGGCGGGGCACCCGCTGACGCCAAGATCAAGATTAACCCGCTCATCGTCACGGGCGGGATCAGCTTCCACTTTTGA
- the styC gene encoding styrene-oxide isomerase StyC, translating into MATLVAAPTAGATDIAPVADYERVALRKRMIGHGVLMIFAALVGGLGLWMFLIGGLIPVFPGVDWSFQLPGTAEGWARAHTGPVLNGLMVIAVAFCLPLLSFSPKWARIWGLIVVCDGWSNTGFYFFGNFAPNRGLNFTANRFGEANIFSFLALAPAYLFGVLVMIALFAIGWQALREARR; encoded by the coding sequence ATGGCAACTCTGGTGGCAGCGCCCACAGCGGGTGCGACGGACATCGCGCCGGTAGCGGACTATGAACGCGTAGCGCTTCGCAAGAGAATGATCGGACATGGCGTCCTCATGATATTCGCTGCCTTGGTTGGTGGACTAGGCCTTTGGATGTTCCTGATAGGTGGTCTCATTCCGGTGTTTCCCGGTGTTGACTGGAGCTTCCAGCTTCCTGGGACGGCTGAAGGCTGGGCCCGAGCCCATACCGGTCCGGTGTTGAACGGCCTGATGGTGATCGCAGTTGCATTCTGCCTGCCTCTGCTCTCCTTTTCGCCCAAATGGGCCCGAATTTGGGGGCTCATCGTGGTATGCGATGGCTGGTCCAATACAGGGTTCTATTTCTTCGGAAACTTCGCGCCCAACCGCGGTCTTAACTTCACGGCCAACCGTTTTGGTGAAGCGAATATATTCAGTTTTCTCGCCCTCGCTCCGGCTTATCTCTTCGGAGTCCTGGTCATGATCGCGCTGTTCGCGATCGGCTGGCAGGCATTGAGAGAGGCTCGCCGCTGA
- a CDS encoding flavin reductase family protein — protein MVPDQMFKQALSRLAAGVSIVSTAHNGERRGVTATAVCSVSAAPPTILVCVNTATGTCQMIKEAGHFAVNLLAEHHQPVAEIFAGRGGLQGDERFGHGDWIAGDERGLPILSSALAALECRVDKSVEAGTHIVFFGIIESAYFDENPPLIFHGGKFHVLPVARAA, from the coding sequence ATGGTTCCCGACCAAATGTTTAAGCAGGCGCTGTCCCGGTTGGCTGCGGGCGTGAGCATCGTGTCGACCGCGCACAACGGTGAACGTCGCGGCGTCACCGCCACCGCCGTCTGTTCCGTCTCCGCTGCGCCGCCGACCATCCTGGTCTGCGTCAACACCGCCACCGGTACCTGCCAGATGATCAAGGAAGCAGGTCATTTCGCCGTCAACTTGCTGGCGGAACACCATCAGCCTGTTGCCGAGATATTCGCAGGCAGAGGCGGTCTTCAGGGCGACGAACGCTTCGGTCATGGCGACTGGATCGCGGGCGACGAGCGCGGGTTGCCCATCCTTTCGAGCGCTTTAGCGGCGTTGGAGTGCCGCGTTGATAAATCTGTCGAAGCAGGTACGCACATTGTCTTCTTCGGTATTATCGAGAGCGCCTATTTCGATGAAAATCCGCCCCTCATCTTCCATGGTGGCAAGTTCCATGTCCTGCCCGTAGCCCGGGCAGCATAA
- the styA gene encoding styrene monooxygenase subunit StyA → MSKKIGIIGAGTAGLKLGLHLLKNGVEVKLFTDRRPEEYAGMRLLNTVAHHHVTVEREDKLGVNHWPDAGYKGHYYYIGTPEPLQFYGDLVAPSRAVDYRIYQPQLMQDFIDRGGDIEYGQIAHEDLDAIADEFDLLVVCTGKGPFGQMFTHEPAYSPFDRPQRALCVGLFKGIREPETRAVTMYFSPGHGEMIEIPTLSFNGMVNALVIENHIGGDLEILAKTKYDDDPKAFIALLLEKLQKHYPTCYERIDLEEFDLANGPLDILQGGVTPTVRNSYAKLPNGKIAVALGDVQAVVDPVLGQGANMASYAAIILGEEIVANDVLDERFMEKVDARRRDRVLSATRWTNYMLSSLATLDPNLLQFIGAVSQNPKLADEFTENFNFPEKQWDCFSSPERVQAWIQARLGTPANDAEELVAAE, encoded by the coding sequence ATGAGCAAGAAGATCGGAATTATCGGCGCGGGCACCGCGGGGCTCAAACTGGGCCTGCACCTTCTCAAGAACGGTGTCGAGGTTAAGCTGTTCACCGATCGTCGCCCGGAAGAATATGCCGGCATGCGCCTGCTCAACACGGTGGCGCACCATCATGTGACCGTAGAGCGCGAAGACAAGCTGGGCGTGAACCACTGGCCAGATGCCGGCTACAAGGGGCATTATTATTACATCGGCACCCCCGAGCCGCTCCAGTTCTATGGCGACCTCGTCGCGCCGAGCCGCGCGGTCGATTACCGCATTTATCAACCCCAGCTCATGCAGGACTTCATCGATCGTGGCGGCGACATCGAATATGGGCAGATCGCGCACGAAGACCTCGACGCGATTGCCGATGAATTCGATCTCCTCGTAGTTTGCACCGGCAAGGGTCCGTTTGGACAAATGTTCACCCACGAGCCGGCCTACTCGCCGTTCGATCGGCCGCAGCGCGCTCTCTGCGTCGGCCTGTTCAAAGGCATCCGCGAGCCCGAAACCCGTGCGGTGACAATGTATTTCTCGCCCGGCCACGGCGAGATGATCGAGATCCCGACACTCTCCTTCAACGGCATGGTCAACGCGCTCGTGATCGAGAACCATATCGGTGGTGATCTCGAGATTCTCGCCAAGACCAAATATGATGACGACCCCAAGGCCTTCATCGCACTTCTGCTCGAGAAGCTCCAGAAGCACTATCCAACCTGCTACGAGCGTATTGACCTCGAGGAGTTCGATCTAGCCAATGGCCCGCTCGACATTCTGCAGGGTGGCGTTACGCCGACTGTGCGCAACAGCTATGCCAAGCTGCCGAACGGAAAGATCGCCGTGGCGCTGGGCGATGTGCAGGCCGTCGTCGACCCGGTCCTGGGGCAGGGGGCAAACATGGCCTCTTACGCGGCGATCATCCTGGGCGAAGAGATTGTCGCCAATGACGTGCTCGACGAGCGCTTCATGGAAAAGGTCGACGCCCGCCGTCGCGACCGCGTGCTGAGCGCCACGCGCTGGACCAACTACATGCTTTCGTCGCTCGCGACCCTCGATCCCAATCTTCTCCAGTTCATTGGGGCTGTCAGTCAGAATCCGAAACTGGCCGATGAGTTCACGGAGAACTTCAATTTCCCGGAGAAGCAGTGGGACTGTTTTTCGAGCCCGGAGCGCGTGCAGGCGTGGATCCAGGCCCGGCTCGGCACGCCCGCCAACGATGCCGAGGAACTTGTCGCCGCAGAATAA
- a CDS encoding LysR family transcriptional regulator, whose amino-acid sequence MTDRIEAYAAFARLMELGSFSAAGRQLGISQSTVSKHVAGLENSLGVQLFTRTTRRISPTPEAARIYEHVQHMLDAVETAHALVKGQQPEAAGLLRLALPESLGRTLLFPLVRSFMAAHPLISVDAVLSDNVKDIVAEGLELAVTTAAPTEGSLITRTLRVFEWVVVASPAYLAAYGAPESAIDLEAHEIVRSTRNASGRLEFDSENGRQVVQLSGRLCTNSDEAAYQAAVAGDGIAIVPSWLIADDVRDKKIRRLLPDYYLPPITVTVIYPQTRFLSRRARSFIDHIAAAVASQPRDRAPVRRSFPSVISRTVTDGGQADR is encoded by the coding sequence ATGACTGATCGCATTGAAGCTTACGCCGCCTTTGCCCGCCTGATGGAATTGGGGAGTTTCTCCGCAGCCGGACGACAGCTTGGAATCTCCCAATCCACGGTCAGCAAACACGTTGCAGGCTTGGAAAACAGCCTTGGTGTTCAACTATTTACGAGAACCACACGGCGTATCAGTCCGACACCGGAGGCCGCTCGAATCTACGAACATGTGCAACATATGCTTGATGCCGTTGAGACCGCTCATGCTCTCGTCAAAGGCCAGCAACCCGAGGCCGCCGGACTTTTGCGGCTGGCCTTGCCCGAATCGCTGGGACGCACCCTCCTTTTCCCTCTGGTACGTTCATTCATGGCTGCCCATCCCTTGATTAGCGTCGATGCCGTGCTGAGCGACAATGTTAAGGACATCGTCGCGGAAGGACTGGAGCTTGCCGTTACCACGGCCGCGCCGACGGAAGGATCCCTGATCACTCGAACGCTTCGCGTATTTGAATGGGTGGTAGTGGCCTCGCCGGCCTATCTCGCCGCCTACGGCGCGCCCGAGAGCGCGATCGATTTGGAGGCCCATGAGATCGTTCGCTCCACCCGAAACGCCAGCGGCCGTCTGGAGTTCGATTCGGAAAATGGCCGACAGGTTGTGCAACTTTCGGGTCGTCTGTGTACTAACAGCGACGAGGCCGCCTACCAGGCTGCGGTGGCGGGTGACGGGATAGCCATCGTGCCATCCTGGCTGATTGCTGATGATGTCCGCGACAAGAAGATCAGGCGCCTGCTGCCGGATTATTATCTGCCGCCGATAACAGTGACGGTGATCTATCCGCAAACCCGCTTCTTGTCGCGACGGGCGCGCAGTTTCATCGACCATATTGCCGCCGCGGTCGCGAGCCAGCCCCGCGACCGTGCCCCGGTCCGTCGGTCTTTTCCATCCGTAATTAGCAGAACCGTGACCGACGGAGGTCAAGCCGACCGTTGA
- a CDS encoding aldehyde dehydrogenase family protein, whose amino-acid sequence MATAQSYVTPLGAVSAFIGHDHGLFIDGDWRAATSQERINVFDPATGEPIATVANASTDDVDQAVRAAYKAFESGVWSAIAPAERERLLLRFADLVESNAEELAQIETLNQGKSINISRFVDVGGAPAYMRYVAGLTTKITGETFDVSIGAIPGARFTASTRREPIGVVGAIAPWNFPMMIGLWKIMPALAAGCTVVLKPSEVTPLTSLRLASLAKEAGLPAGVLNVITGDGKAGKALVDHPLVAKITFTGSTATGKAIARSASDRLLRTSLELGGKNPAIFLADAPIEQAVQGAILGGFFNNGQVCAASSRLYVARAIYEPFIKALAEAVDGMTMGPGLDTAAQINPVVSAQHRAKILEHVARARQDGAEIVAGGDGPERAGFYIRPTVVVGAGPHLAISRQEVFGPLVTVTPFDDEDEAIRLANDTEMGLTASLWTNDLKKTMDYVPRIKAGTVWVNCHNLIDPNMPFGGYKESGIGRDFGIHSLDGYSEVKSVCIAH is encoded by the coding sequence ATGGCAACTGCGCAATCCTATGTGACGCCGCTCGGTGCGGTCTCCGCATTCATTGGTCATGATCATGGGCTGTTCATCGATGGCGACTGGCGGGCGGCAACGAGCCAAGAACGGATCAATGTGTTTGATCCGGCAACCGGAGAGCCGATTGCCACGGTCGCCAATGCGTCGACTGATGACGTCGATCAGGCGGTGCGCGCGGCCTATAAGGCGTTTGAGAGCGGCGTGTGGTCCGCCATTGCTCCCGCGGAGCGGGAGCGGCTGCTTCTGCGATTTGCGGATCTGGTGGAATCCAATGCTGAGGAACTCGCTCAGATCGAGACGCTCAACCAAGGCAAGTCGATCAATATCTCGCGTTTCGTCGATGTCGGCGGTGCTCCGGCTTATATGCGCTATGTGGCCGGGCTCACCACCAAGATCACCGGCGAGACCTTCGATGTGTCGATTGGCGCCATTCCCGGCGCGCGCTTCACGGCGTCCACGCGTCGCGAGCCCATCGGCGTCGTTGGGGCGATCGCGCCCTGGAATTTTCCCATGATGATCGGGTTGTGGAAGATCATGCCCGCGCTTGCGGCTGGTTGCACAGTCGTGCTCAAGCCTTCGGAGGTCACCCCTCTGACGAGCCTGCGGCTTGCGAGTCTGGCTAAAGAGGCGGGCCTTCCCGCCGGGGTGCTCAACGTGATCACCGGCGACGGCAAGGCCGGCAAGGCACTTGTCGACCACCCGCTGGTCGCTAAAATCACCTTCACCGGCTCTACAGCTACCGGCAAGGCGATCGCCCGCTCGGCGTCGGACCGGCTACTGCGGACGTCGCTGGAGCTGGGCGGCAAAAACCCCGCGATCTTCCTGGCGGATGCCCCGATCGAGCAGGCGGTGCAGGGCGCCATCCTCGGAGGGTTTTTCAATAACGGGCAGGTCTGCGCCGCATCCTCCCGCCTTTACGTTGCCCGCGCAATCTACGAGCCCTTCATCAAGGCGCTCGCCGAAGCGGTCGACGGCATGACAATGGGACCCGGCCTCGATACCGCAGCCCAAATCAACCCGGTCGTTTCGGCCCAGCACCGTGCGAAGATCCTCGAGCATGTGGCGCGCGCACGCCAGGATGGCGCCGAGATCGTCGCGGGCGGCGACGGCCCGGAACGTGCCGGCTTCTACATCCGGCCGACCGTCGTTGTCGGTGCCGGGCCGCATCTGGCGATATCGAGGCAGGAAGTCTTCGGGCCGCTGGTGACAGTGACGCCGTTCGATGACGAGGACGAAGCGATCCGCCTGGCCAATGACACGGAGATGGGCCTCACGGCTTCCTTGTGGACCAATGATCTCAAGAAGACGATGGACTACGTGCCGCGGATCAAGGCAGGCACAGTCTGGGTCAACTGCCACAATCTGATCGACCCCAATATGCCGTTTGGAGGCTATAAGGAATCCGGGATCGGCCGCGACTTCGGCATCCATTCGCTGGATGGATATAGCGAAGTAAAGTCCGTGTGCATCGCGCACTGA
- a CDS encoding 3-hydroxyacyl-CoA dehydrogenase NAD-binding domain-containing protein has protein sequence MPVHQDIIGRILVLRVDNPPVNALSKIERRGLIEGIARGASDDVDAIVLTGAGASFIAGADIREFGKPPEPPHLPEVVETIEASAKPVIAAIAGQALGGGLEVALACHYRLAEAGARFGLPETTLGIVPGAGGTQRLPRLIDPMLAADMVATGKSLDAASALRTGLIDWIADQPIDVAALGHARSLAGQPLDERRLSERNVEPSPDAIEDLALLKAETVKKSRGAIAPGVAIDLVAKALQSPYDVGVAEERARFLELRSGSQAAALRHIFFAEREAAKGPAEAPRSIERVGVIGAGTMGAGIAMSVADAGIPVVLVEQTEAALGAGLDRIARAYGEAVARNRLSNDVADERRNSITGATGYDLLANADLIIEAAFETMDVKDAIFKSLDAIARSDAILATNTSYLDIDAIAAVTSRPSQVLGLHYFSPANVMKLLEIVRGRETDPTVLATALAFARRTGKVPVVAGVCHGFIGNRMLRAYNREAGLLLLEGATPSQIDTALTDFGMAMGPFAVADLSGIDIGHKGRQAMEPGAYEPAAFRVHDGLVSCGFLGRKTAVGFYRYASGKVDGENADVADIVAAARKEFAVSPRSIDPEEIVERCIFAAAAEGLQIVKEGIAARPGDVDVVYVNGYGFPRHRGGPIFYLRETGEAGLAAIRRYAAGPFGRWWPDVGHPGAIEPPGIGKSTDKDAA, from the coding sequence ATGCCCGTTCATCAGGATATCATCGGCAGGATCCTTGTTCTGAGGGTCGACAATCCTCCGGTAAATGCCTTGTCGAAAATCGAACGTCGCGGCCTGATCGAGGGGATCGCCCGCGGTGCGAGCGATGACGTCGATGCCATCGTCCTTACAGGCGCCGGTGCAAGTTTCATTGCCGGCGCGGACATTCGGGAGTTCGGCAAACCGCCCGAACCGCCCCATCTTCCCGAGGTGGTCGAGACCATCGAGGCTTCGGCAAAACCTGTCATCGCCGCGATCGCAGGGCAGGCACTGGGCGGCGGCCTAGAGGTCGCCCTTGCTTGCCACTATCGACTGGCCGAGGCGGGGGCGCGGTTCGGGCTGCCCGAAACGACCCTCGGCATCGTCCCAGGCGCCGGCGGGACACAGCGTCTGCCGCGACTGATCGACCCAATGCTTGCCGCAGATATGGTTGCCACCGGCAAATCTCTCGATGCAGCGAGCGCGCTGCGGACCGGCTTGATCGACTGGATCGCCGACCAGCCGATCGACGTCGCGGCCCTCGGTCACGCCCGGTCCCTTGCGGGACAGCCGCTGGATGAGCGGCGCTTGTCGGAACGGAATGTGGAGCCCTCGCCCGATGCGATCGAGGACCTGGCGCTGTTGAAGGCGGAGACCGTGAAAAAATCCCGCGGTGCCATCGCCCCAGGTGTCGCTATCGATCTCGTCGCGAAAGCGCTGCAGTCGCCCTACGATGTTGGTGTCGCTGAAGAGCGCGCGCGGTTCCTCGAACTGCGGTCGGGCTCCCAGGCCGCAGCTTTACGCCACATCTTTTTCGCTGAACGAGAAGCGGCAAAAGGTCCGGCGGAAGCGCCGCGCTCTATTGAACGCGTCGGCGTCATTGGCGCCGGCACCATGGGTGCGGGGATTGCAATGAGCGTGGCAGACGCCGGCATCCCGGTCGTCCTTGTCGAACAGACGGAGGCCGCCCTCGGCGCCGGCCTGGACCGCATCGCAAGAGCTTATGGCGAGGCCGTAGCCCGAAATCGTCTGTCGAATGACGTGGCTGACGAGCGCCGTAACAGCATCACCGGCGCCACGGGCTATGACCTGTTGGCGAATGCCGATCTTATCATCGAAGCAGCCTTCGAGACGATGGATGTCAAGGATGCCATCTTCAAGAGCCTTGATGCCATCGCGCGGTCGGACGCGATCCTTGCAACAAATACCTCCTATCTCGATATCGACGCCATCGCGGCCGTGACGAGCCGACCTAGTCAGGTCCTGGGGCTCCACTATTTCAGCCCGGCCAACGTCATGAAACTCCTGGAGATCGTTCGCGGGCGGGAAACCGATCCGACGGTATTGGCCACCGCATTAGCTTTCGCTCGTCGAACGGGGAAGGTTCCGGTCGTCGCAGGTGTCTGCCACGGCTTCATCGGCAACCGAATGCTCCGCGCCTATAATCGCGAGGCAGGGCTGTTGCTGCTTGAGGGGGCAACGCCTTCGCAGATCGACACAGCTCTTACGGACTTTGGCATGGCGATGGGGCCATTTGCGGTCGCCGATCTGTCCGGGATCGATATCGGCCATAAGGGCCGGCAGGCCATGGAGCCCGGTGCTTACGAGCCGGCGGCATTTCGCGTGCACGATGGCCTGGTCTCATGTGGGTTCCTGGGCCGAAAAACGGCCGTTGGTTTCTATCGATATGCGAGCGGCAAGGTCGATGGCGAAAATGCCGACGTCGCTGACATCGTAGCGGCCGCGCGCAAGGAATTTGCCGTTTCACCGCGCTCCATCGACCCGGAGGAAATCGTCGAGCGGTGCATCTTTGCAGCCGCTGCCGAAGGCTTGCAGATCGTCAAAGAGGGAATCGCGGCGCGCCCGGGCGATGTCGATGTCGTATATGTCAATGGTTATGGATTTCCCCGTCATCGCGGTGGACCCATCTTCTATTTGCGCGAGACCGGCGAGGCGGGTCTCGCGGCCATCCGGCGCTATGCGGCGGGACCATTTGGCCGATGGTGGCCGGATGTCGGTCATCCCGGTGCCATCGAGCCGCCGGGCATCGGTAAATCCACGGATAAAGATGCAGCTTAA
- a CDS encoding EthD family reductase, with product MHKLMALYKIPADETAFFAHYDSVHLPLVDKIPGLLKTEVTRIDRTLMGEEGNFLLAELYFADADSFKTAMKSDENAAVGADAVAFAPGILTVMTGHTLGA from the coding sequence ATGCATAAGCTGATGGCGCTCTATAAAATTCCGGCCGATGAGACGGCATTCTTCGCTCACTATGATTCCGTCCATCTGCCGTTGGTCGATAAGATACCCGGGCTGTTGAAGACTGAAGTCACGCGGATTGACCGCACATTGATGGGCGAGGAGGGCAATTTTCTCCTGGCTGAGCTCTATTTCGCTGATGCGGACAGCTTCAAAACCGCCATGAAAAGCGATGAAAATGCTGCCGTTGGCGCTGACGCGGTCGCATTTGCGCCTGGGATCTTGACGGTCATGACCGGCCACACGCTGGGCGCTTGA